The following is a genomic window from Amycolatopsis cihanbeyliensis.
TCCCCGACGCCCTTGTCGCCGGTCAGCTCACTGCCTCGCATATCGGCGAGCTGTGGGCGCGGCGAGAAGAAGGGCGAGGGTTTCGTGAGTTTGTGCTGCTCGACCTCGCCCGCGTAGCCGGTCAGCGTCTTGGCGATCTGTCCCTGCTTGTCGCGGATCTGGCCGGTGAGCTTCTCGATCGCGGTCTTCATCGAGCCCACGATCTGCTCCGCCGATCCGCCGCCGCCTTTCGCCAGCACTTCCGCGCCCTTGGCCGCCGCGCCCGCCACGTTCGCTGCCGCGCCAACTCCGGCCACCACGGCCGAGGCGCCCCCGGTGAACGGTATGCCCGCGACCGATGCCACCGCGGTGGCCACCGCCAACGCGAACTCGAACCCGTTCTTGCCGCAGCCACCAAGATTCTCCAGGGCGTCGAGGGTCGCCCGTGCGATCTTGTCGATGTCCTCTCGGGCCGATTCCCATACCGCTTTGTCCGCCTCGACCGCGCCTTTCATGATGCCGAGGATGAGGAACTGGTTGCTTGCCACAACCGGGAACGGGGTGAGAAAGTTAGTCTTGAAATTGGACGCCGCCATGCCGGTCCAGTCACCCAATTCGTCGGCCGCGTCCACGATCGCGGTGAGGTCCCGGTTCCCACCGATCGCCTCCCCGTTGATCGGGTCGACGAGGTGGGCGCCCTGCGACAGTTCCTCCATCGCGGCGTGCAGACTTTCGATCGCGCCGTCGTACGAAGCCGGGTCGGGCATCCGGGTGAACGGTTCGAACAAGGGCTGGGCGCAGCCCTGGTATTTGCGTTTGATCTCTTCGTAGTCAACGAGTGCGTAACCTCGCGGAGATGCACCTGCCCGCTGGCGGTACTCGGCAAAAGCCGCGCCCTGCTCGATGTCCGCGGCTTGCTGCATCAGCTGCTCGTTGCTCATGGCGTCAACTCCGGCTTGGGCATGCCGTGGTCTTCGATCAGCTTGTTGAGCTTGTCGCCGGCGGCCCGGTCGTTCTCCGCGTACAGCGTCACCGCCTTGTGCAGGGCGGTCGCCGTCTCATCGAGGCTGGTCCTTGTCGACTCGAGTACGCCGCCGATCGCGCCGTGCAGCTGGTCGTACGCCTGGGCCACCGAACCGCTATCGCCATGGAACTCCGGTGGCACGGCGGACATACCACCCAGCGCCGTCTTCGCACTCTCGATCTTGCCGATCGCGTTGCCGTAGACCATGCCCGCCGTGGGCAAATGGTTCTTCGCGACCTGCTCCAACTGATACAGGTCGACGCCGAACCCCGCTCCGCTGTCCGCCATGCTCCCCCTTCGATTTGGTTACCCAAGGTGTTTGGTAGCACACTTTTCGAGATCATCGGGCATGTTCGGCTCGTGCGGGGCTACTACATTCGGGGCGACTACGTTCGGTTCCCTGGCAGCAGCGGAACCGGGAGGGGGTGAGGTGCGTCAGAGGGTCGCCGAGTGCTGTAGCCGCAGGCCGGGAGGGGCGCTGTGACGGATCATCGCGCGCAGGTGGAGGAGCTGCTTGCCGACTATCGGCGCAGCCGGGACCACCTGCTGACGGTCCAGCGTGAGCTGGCCGCGATCACCGAGTCGGTGAGCAGCCGGGACGGCCTGGTCACCGCGACGGTCGGGGCGCGCGGCACGCTGACCGGGCTCGAGCTCGCCGCGGAGGCCTACCGCAGGTACCGGCCCACCGAACTCGCGGAGGAGATCGTTCGGGTGACCCAGGCGGCCACCATCAAGGCACTGGCGGGAGCCGGCCAGGTGCTGAGCCCCGCGCTCCCGCGGGACACCGATCCGCAAGCCCTGCTGCTCGGCACGGCCGACCTCGGGGTACTCGCCCCGGACGTCCCGGTCGAGGCCGAGGAGGAGAGCTTCGAGAACAAGAGTTGGGTGGACAGGGCGTGATGAGCGGGGAACGCGGTTTCGCCGTCGATACCGAGCAGCTCGCCGCGAAGGCCGCCGAGCTCGGCGAGCTGGCCGAACGCGCGGCGGGGATCTCCGCCGACCTGGAGCGGGCCCTCGCCGCCACCGGGAGGGCGTGGGGCACCGACGCGGTCGGGCAGAGCTTCGCCGCGGCGCACGACACCCCGGCACGGGAGACCCTGGACAGGTTGCGGGCGCTGCCCGAGCAGCTCGGCGACATGCACCGGCGGCTGACCGATGCGGCGGCGGCCTACCGGGCGGGCGATGCCGAGGCCACGGACCGGGTGCGCGACGCGGGCACACCGGACTGAGGGGGCGGGATGGGTATCGAGCTTCCCACCGCACTGGCCGAGATCGCGGCCGTGACCGGGGTGTCCTGGCCGGAGGCGGACGAGGACGCATTGCGTACGCAGGCGGAAGCCTGGCGCGAGGCCCAGCGGCGGCTGGACGAGCTGGCCCGCGCCGCCGATACGGTCGCGGGTGCGGCGATCGAGCAGCTTTCCGGTGCCGCGGGTGCGGCGGCCAGGGAGCACTGGGCCGGTTTCGTGGCCCCGGACTCCGGGCGGCTGACGGTCACCGCGCTGGGCGCGGGGCAGGCGGCCGACCGCCTGGAACACGCGGCGGAACAGGTCGGCGTGGCCAAGGTGGAGATCGTCCGCCAGCTCATCGCGGCCGCGAAGGACCGCGCCGCGGCGCAGAGCGCTGCCGCGGCGGGACACCCGGCCGCGCTGCTCGGGGTGGACCCGGCCCTGCGCGGTACCGCGGCGAACCTGACCGCGCTGACCGCGGGCCTTGCCGCGACCCTCGGCCCGGCGGGCGGCGCCGAGGTCTCGACCGTCGGCGAGGTGGTCGATCCCAGGCCCGGTGCGGCACCCGGCGGGCAGCGGGTCGAGGACGGGGGCACCGGCCCGATCCGGATCGACCCGCAGGTCGCCGCGCGGCCGGGCCACGGCGGTGTGCTGGATACCCGCGGTTTCCCCGAGGTCCCGACCCCACCGAGCGGGATCGCGCCGGCCCGCACCCCCAGCTTCGGAATCGCCGCGCAACCACCCTCGGGCACCACGGCGGCCGGGTTCACCGCGGCCGGGCCGCCCGCCGCGCCACCGGCCATCCCGCACCAGCCCCCCGCGGTGCCACCACCGGCCCAACCGCCCGCGGGATACGCCCCGCCGTTCGGCGGCGCACCGGCGCACCCGGCGTATCCCGGCCGCCCGCCCGTGCCGTTCGCGCCCGGCGGGCCACCCGCCGAACACCGCCCGCCACCTCCCGCGGGGCACCCGCCCGAGCCCCGCCCGCAACCGCCCGCGGGGCAGCCGCCCGGCGGCCAGGCGCCGCGGCACGGCCTGCGGCCGCAGGCTCCGCTCTCGCTCGGCTCGGCGCGGCAGGAACGGGAGAGCGTGGTCGCGCTGTTCGCGGTGCACATGTTCCCGATCGGGCACCTGCCGATCGCCTCGGACCGGCCCGCGCGGCAACTGCCCGCGCCCCCGGCGGAGGTGGACTACGCGGCGGGGCTGCGTTTCCCGCCACACGACCACCCACACTCGGACCTCATCGACCCCGCCGAGCTGATCCAGTCGTTGCGGGAGGGCAGGCGGCAACCGGCGCCGCCACCGATCGAGGTGCTGCCGGACCCGCCGGAGCGGCTGACCGAGGGGTACGACCCGCTCGGCGGGCTGTCCGAACGGGACTGGAACCACCGCTACCTTGTGCACGCCGACGAGCGGGCGCCGGAGTACGCCTGGCCACCCGGCGAGCTGTACCCGGAAGGTGGCCACACGCACGGCGAGCCCGTGCTGCTCGCCGCGGGCACCCTGCTGGACCGGTTCGGCGACGCGGCGGGCCGGGTGTTCGCCGCGGACGGCACCCCGTTCGCCGCGCGCTCGCTGCCGCCGGCCCGGCTACGCGCCGGGTACCGCCGCTACCGGGTGCTGCGCGAGCTGCCGATGTGGCGGGCGGACTCGGCGAGCTGGTTCGGCCAGGACGGCGGCGGGCCGCGCTACCGGGCGGTCTACTCGGCCGCGGAACTGGTCGTGCTCGGCTACCTCGCCGACGTGACCTTCGAGTCGAGCACCGAGGAGCGGGCATGAACAGCGAGTCGATCCTGCGCTGGCTGGAGGCGGTCGGCGTGCCGCACGAGGTGGTGTCCATCGGTGCCGAGGCGGACAACACCTGGTGCCTGCTGCGCGCCGAGGACCCCGCCGAGGGGGTGGCCTGGGAGGTCTTCTGGCGGGAGCAGGGCAACCGCTACGACTGGGCACGGTTCACCAACGAGCAGGTGGCCTGCCACTACCTGTTCGGCAGGCTGGCCTGGGCCCAGGTCGCCCGCGGCGCGGTCGGCGTCCTGCCCTAGGTGAACGAGGACAGCAGCTCGAGCGCGGGCTCGTGCAGCGGCCCGTTGGTGGACAGCGCGGACCCGCCGCCGATACCGGGGTTGCCGCCGAGGTCGCTGAACCGGCCGCCCGCCTCGGTCACCAGCACCCGCACGGCGGCCACGTCCCACGGGTTCACCACGGCCTCCGCCGCGATGTCGACGGCGCCCTCGGCCACCAGGCAGTGCGACCAGAAGTCGCCGAACGCCCGGTTCTCCCAGCAGGCATCGGCCAGCGCGAGGTAGGACTCCCGCGAGTGGTGCTCCACCCAGGAGCCGAGGTGGGTGGTGGACAGGTAGGCATCGGAAAGCGCGGACACCCCGGAGACCGCCAGCCGGTGCTGCCCGGCCGCGTCGGCGAGCCAGGAACCCGCCCCGGCCGCCGCCCACCAGCGGCGGCCGAGCAGCGGGGCGCTGACGACCCCGACCACCGGCGCGCCGTCCTCCACCAAGGCGATCAGGGTCGCCCAAACGGGTAATCCGCGGAGGAAGTTCTTGGTGCCGTCGATCGGGTCCAGCACCCAGGTGCGGCCGGTGTCCCCGGCCGCCCCGCCCCGCTCCTCACCGGCGACCGCGTCGGCGGGCCGCGCGGTGCCGAGCCGGGCCCGGATAGCGTCCTCAACGGCGGTATCGGCGTCGGTGACCGGGGTGCGGTCCGGCTTGCTCCGCACCGTCAGGTCCCGGGCGCGGAACCGGGCAACGGTGATCTCGTCGGCGGCGTCGGCCAGCTCCCGACCCAGGGTCAGGTCCTCGGTGTAGCGGGACACGATGACGATCGTTTCACGCCTCCCGGTCGTAGAGTTGGCCAGGTGAGCATGGTGTTACTTGCCGAGGACGATCCGTCGATCGCCGAACCGCTCTCCCGGGCACTGCAGCGGGAGGGCTACGAGGTCGAGG
Proteins encoded in this region:
- a CDS encoding YbaB/EbfC family nucleoid-associated protein; this encodes MTDHRAQVEELLADYRRSRDHLLTVQRELAAITESVSSRDGLVTATVGARGTLTGLELAAEAYRRYRPTELAEEIVRVTQAATIKALAGAGQVLSPALPRDTDPQALLLGTADLGVLAPDVPVEAEEESFENKSWVDRA
- a CDS encoding PE domain-containing protein → MSGERGFAVDTEQLAAKAAELGELAERAAGISADLERALAATGRAWGTDAVGQSFAAAHDTPARETLDRLRALPEQLGDMHRRLTDAAAAYRAGDAEATDRVRDAGTPD
- a CDS encoding TNT domain-containing protein; protein product: MGIELPTALAEIAAVTGVSWPEADEDALRTQAEAWREAQRRLDELARAADTVAGAAIEQLSGAAGAAAREHWAGFVAPDSGRLTVTALGAGQAADRLEHAAEQVGVAKVEIVRQLIAAAKDRAAAQSAAAAGHPAALLGVDPALRGTAANLTALTAGLAATLGPAGGAEVSTVGEVVDPRPGAAPGGQRVEDGGTGPIRIDPQVAARPGHGGVLDTRGFPEVPTPPSGIAPARTPSFGIAAQPPSGTTAAGFTAAGPPAAPPAIPHQPPAVPPPAQPPAGYAPPFGGAPAHPAYPGRPPVPFAPGGPPAEHRPPPPAGHPPEPRPQPPAGQPPGGQAPRHGLRPQAPLSLGSARQERESVVALFAVHMFPIGHLPIASDRPARQLPAPPAEVDYAAGLRFPPHDHPHSDLIDPAELIQSLREGRRQPAPPPIEVLPDPPERLTEGYDPLGGLSERDWNHRYLVHADERAPEYAWPPGELYPEGGHTHGEPVLLAAGTLLDRFGDAAGRVFAADGTPFAARSLPPARLRAGYRRYRVLRELPMWRADSASWFGQDGGGPRYRAVYSAAELVVLGYLADVTFESSTEERA
- the hisN gene encoding histidinol-phosphatase; amino-acid sequence: MSRYTEDLTLGRELADAADEITVARFRARDLTVRSKPDRTPVTDADTAVEDAIRARLGTARPADAVAGEERGGAAGDTGRTWVLDPIDGTKNFLRGLPVWATLIALVEDGAPVVGVVSAPLLGRRWWAAAGAGSWLADAAGQHRLAVSGVSALSDAYLSTTHLGSWVEHHSRESYLALADACWENRAFGDFWSHCLVAEGAVDIAAEAVVNPWDVAAVRVLVTEAGGRFSDLGGNPGIGGGSALSTNGPLHEPALELLSSFT
- a CDS encoding WXG100 family type VII secretion target gives rise to the protein MADSGAGFGVDLYQLEQVAKNHLPTAGMVYGNAIGKIESAKTALGGMSAVPPEFHGDSGSVAQAYDQLHGAIGGVLESTRTSLDETATALHKAVTLYAENDRAAGDKLNKLIEDHGMPKPELTP